Part of the Oscillibacter hominis genome is shown below.
TCCACAATGAGGTTGGGCACGCCGCCCTCGCTGTGGGCCAGCAGCGTCCCTTCCATGGCCCGGTCCCGGATAAAGTCCATGTCCCGGCCGGCCAGGAAGTTGAGCCCGTCGCCGTCGGATTCGTCACGGGGGACGGCCATCGGATGCCCGGAGGGCCCCATGCGGACCACCGTCTCAAAGAGGATGCGCTCCCCCTGCTGGATGTACTGGCCCATGGAGTGCAGGTCCGCGGTAAACTCCACGCTGGCGGGGAAGATGCCCTTGCCCTCCTTGCCCTCGCTCTCGCCGTAGAGCTGCTTCCACCACTCGGCCATAAAGCGGAAGGAAGGATCAAAGGAGCCCAGGATCTCCACCTTTTTTCCGGTGTGGTAGAGCTGGAACCGGGCGGCGGCATAGCGCCAGGCTGGGCAGTCGCTGCCGCCCCGGCGGCACACCTCCATCATCTCCGCAGCGCCGGCCATCAGCCCGGAAATGTCCACGCCGCACACAGCGATGGGCAGCAGGCCCACCGCGGTCAGCACGCTGTAGCGGCCGCCCACCTCGTCCGGCACCACAAAGGTCTCCCACCCCTGCCGGTCGGCCAGGGACTTCAGGGCACCCCGGGCTTTGTCCGTGGTGGCGTAAATCCTCCGGTCCGCACCGGCGGCGCCGTACTTTTCCACCAGACGCTCCCGGAAAAAGCGGAAGGCCACCGCGGGCTCCGTGGTGGTGCCGGACTTGGAGATCACGTTGACGGAGAAGTCCTGGCCGCCGATGAGCTCCATCACCTCGTAAAGTGCATCGCCGGAAAGGCCGTTGCCCACGAAATACACGTTGGGCGTGTCCTTCTTTTTCAGATTGTAGTTGGGGGAGCACAAACACTCGATCACGCCCCGGGCTCCCAGGTAGGACCCGCCGATGCCGATGACCACCAGCGCCTTTGAATCGGACTGTATTTTCTTTGCCGCAGCGCGGATGCGGTCAAATTCCTCCCGGTCATAGTCCCGGGGCAGGTTCACCCAGCCGGTGAATTCGCCGCCTTTGCCGCTTCCGCTCTGGAGCCACTGGTCGGCAATTTTCAGCCGGGGCGCCAAAGCCTCCTCGTATGGCATGGGGATGAAGGACTTCATTTGAAATAGACGCACGTTCAGCATGGCAGCTACCCCTTTCAGTTTTGTTGAGGAAAGTATAGCATCTTTCCAAAGCATCAACAAGAGAAAAAGCAGGGGAATCCCCTGCTTTTCCCGCGAATCTTGTCACCGGCTCACAAAAGGCAGGCGCAGCAGCTCCAGCAGCATGCCGCCCCAGCTCATCCGCTCCACCGCTTCGCCGGCCACCAAAGGCACCGTTGCCACTGTCTCCCCCTCGGAGGTGACGGTCAGTTCACCCAGGCTCTGGCCCTGCTCCACCGGGGCCTCCACCTGATCCAGAAGCTGCACGGTCTTTTCCAGCCCGGCCGCCTGCTCCTTGGGCAGCAGCAGCGCGCTGGACCCGGAGAGCACCGGCTGCACCGCGCTCTGGCGGCCCAGCGTGACCGGCACTGTGGGCAGCACTTCATCCAGCGTCACGTGGACCAGCGTATAGGCGCCGAAGCCATAATTCAGCATGGCCTTGGCGTCTTCAAAGCGTTGGGCGGAGGTTGGGGCCTTCATGATGGTGGCGATCAGCTCCATGCCCTCCCGCTCCGCCGTGGCACTGAGGCAGTAGAGGGCGGAATCGGTGGAGCCGGTCTTGAGGCCCGTGGCACCGTCATAAAACCGCACCAGCTTATTGGTATTCACCAGGGAGGAAGTGCCGTCCCGCAGGGTATCCATCCAGATGGTGGTGAACTGGCGGATATCCGGGTGGTTCAAAATCAGCTCGCGGGACATCAGGGCGATGTCCCAGGCGGAGGTGACATGGCCCGCCGCGGGCAGTCCGGTGGCATTTTTAAATGTGGTGTCGTTCATTCCCAGCTCCTGGGCCCGCTGGTTCATTTTCTCCACAAAGGCCTCCTCGCTGCCGCATAAGTGCTCGCCCAGGGCCACGGCGCAGTCGTTGGCCGACACCACGCACACCGCCTTGAGCATATCCCGGACGCTCAGCTGCTCGTTCTCCTTCAGCCAAATCTGGGAACCGCCCATGGAACAGGCGTGGGCGCTGCCGGTGACCATGTCGTCATAGCTGAGACGGCCGGAGTCGATGGCCTCCATCACCAGCAGCAGCGTCATCACCTTGGTCACGCTGGCGGGCTCCAGCTTGGCGTGCTCATCCTTTGCATAGAGAACCGTACCCGTCTCCTTTTCCATCAGCACAGCGGACGGGGCGGACAGGTTCAGCTCTGTAGCGTGGGCTGCCGTGGTCATCAGCAGCGCCGCGCAGACAAAAGCCATGATTCGTTTCATTGGACATCCCTCCTGTTTCTTTGGTACAGGATATGAGGGAAGTCCTCTGATTAGACTTCGGCCTGCAATCTGGCGGGACGACATTTTTCAAGTTGCAATCTGAAATAGGATCTGTTATAATACCTTTGTCCTGCGGGCGTAGTTCATCGGTAGAACGGCAGCTTCCCAAGCTGCATAGGTGGGTTCGACTCCCATCGTCCGCTCCAAAATGACCAGTCTTTGGACTGGTCATTTCCTTTGGGCTCCTTTGGCGGCTCCACCCAAGGGGATTTGACATCC
Proteins encoded:
- a CDS encoding glucose-6-phosphate isomerase, with amino-acid sequence MLNVRLFQMKSFIPMPYEEALAPRLKIADQWLQSGSGKGGEFTGWVNLPRDYDREEFDRIRAAAKKIQSDSKALVVIGIGGSYLGARGVIECLCSPNYNLKKKDTPNVYFVGNGLSGDALYEVMELIGGQDFSVNVISKSGTTTEPAVAFRFFRERLVEKYGAAGADRRIYATTDKARGALKSLADRQGWETFVVPDEVGGRYSVLTAVGLLPIAVCGVDISGLMAGAAEMMEVCRRGGSDCPAWRYAAARFQLYHTGKKVEILGSFDPSFRFMAEWWKQLYGESEGKEGKGIFPASVEFTADLHSMGQYIQQGERILFETVVRMGPSGHPMAVPRDESDGDGLNFLAGRDMDFIRDRAMEGTLLAHSEGGVPNLIVETEDKSPRSLGQLIYFFEYACGLSGYLLGVNPFDQPGVESYKKNMFALLGKPGYEELAGQLKARLENQ
- a CDS encoding D-alanyl-D-alanine carboxypeptidase family protein gives rise to the protein MKRIMAFVCAALLMTTAAHATELNLSAPSAVLMEKETGTVLYAKDEHAKLEPASVTKVMTLLLVMEAIDSGRLSYDDMVTGSAHACSMGGSQIWLKENEQLSVRDMLKAVCVVSANDCAVALGEHLCGSEEAFVEKMNQRAQELGMNDTTFKNATGLPAAGHVTSAWDIALMSRELILNHPDIRQFTTIWMDTLRDGTSSLVNTNKLVRFYDGATGLKTGSTDSALYCLSATAEREGMELIATIMKAPTSAQRFEDAKAMLNYGFGAYTLVHVTLDEVLPTVPVTLGRQSAVQPVLSGSSALLLPKEQAAGLEKTVQLLDQVEAPVEQGQSLGELTVTSEGETVATVPLVAGEAVERMSWGGMLLELLRLPFVSR